Proteins from a genomic interval of Thermomicrobiales bacterium:
- a CDS encoding HIT domain-containing protein, with protein MDESDLLPNFEPHRYLSAPWRMRYLRDGVSVSGCVFCSKLEADDDENNLVLWRGDSIFVMMNLYPYSTGHIMLAPYAHIATPEEIEPEIMVELGATIAPCMRALRSVLSCQGFNTGMNTGAVAGAGVADHMHLHIVPRWGGDANFMPIIGNTTVMPEALSVTYGRIRAALLEQLGAAL; from the coding sequence ATGGATGAATCCGACCTGCTTCCAAATTTCGAGCCCCACCGGTATCTCTCGGCTCCCTGGCGGATGCGCTATCTACGGGACGGAGTGAGCGTGAGCGGGTGCGTCTTTTGCTCCAAGCTCGAAGCCGATGACGACGAGAACAATCTGGTCCTCTGGCGTGGCGATTCGATCTTCGTGATGATGAACCTCTATCCCTACTCCACCGGCCACATCATGCTTGCTCCCTACGCGCATATTGCAACCCCGGAAGAGATCGAGCCGGAGATCATGGTGGAGCTTGGCGCGACGATCGCCCCTTGCATGCGGGCTCTGCGTTCTGTGTTGAGCTGCCAGGGCTTCAATACGGGCATGAACACGGGCGCGGTGGCCGGAGCAGGCGTCGCCGACCACATGCACCTGCATATCGTCCCGAGGTGGGGAGGGGATGCGAATTTCATGCCGATCATCGGCAACACCACCGTCATGCCCGAGGCGTTATCGGTGACCTACGGCCGTATTCGAGCGGCACTGCTGGAGCAGCTCGGAGCGGCGCTCTGA
- a CDS encoding MFS transporter: MSGTEIRRFSDDQSLIGGRWIVALLQAVSSSLATGLMLPVVILAANVAFLTTNMYRVALVPILAFGLWNLGALVAGRVTRERVRLLPWAFGGGAARAAAIGAMAYVAYHTNPTDDNRLTTFLICLGGFGFASGFTSVPLDSLLQKSFESSSRAQLFLGRAFWGLIAAVISGVVVRSVFQTDGPETQRAFAYLFMAATGCFASAAFFTLLVKEPVRRLSSARHGAHATVLAGLSDRVMVRYLVFRIALAAVGMLDVFIVIYTMQELGLQRDFLGTYVIAFCAALAIGVPLARSLGSRRGGRAVLQASTWMKLITPLLLLTIPYLRDSSDVADRISSDSFYLWVVAVCYVALGMSLAFQGAGNFQYLSEIAPATNRAGYFATANVVLMFTTLLSLVAAWILTEWDFERLFGVTAAVALLAVLLSGILVDNRIVASRPATAARLGRVSFR, from the coding sequence GTGTCAGGCACAGAAATCCGGCGATTCTCTGACGACCAATCGCTCATTGGCGGTCGTTGGATTGTCGCGCTCCTGCAAGCCGTCTCCTCCTCACTCGCGACCGGTCTCATGCTGCCAGTCGTGATTCTGGCGGCCAACGTAGCGTTTCTCACGACGAACATGTATCGCGTGGCGCTGGTGCCGATACTCGCCTTCGGCTTGTGGAACCTGGGAGCGCTGGTGGCTGGACGGGTCACGCGCGAACGGGTGCGACTCTTGCCCTGGGCGTTCGGTGGGGGCGCCGCCCGTGCAGCCGCGATTGGCGCGATGGCATATGTCGCGTATCACACAAACCCGACCGACGACAATCGCCTGACCACGTTCCTGATTTGCCTCGGCGGGTTCGGATTTGCGTCCGGGTTCACTTCTGTCCCGCTGGATTCATTGCTGCAGAAGTCATTCGAAAGCTCGAGCCGGGCACAGCTCTTCCTGGGCCGTGCGTTTTGGGGATTGATTGCGGCCGTGATCTCCGGGGTTGTCGTGCGGAGCGTTTTCCAGACGGACGGTCCTGAGACGCAGCGCGCATTCGCCTATCTCTTCATGGCGGCAACTGGCTGCTTTGCCTCGGCCGCATTCTTCACATTACTCGTCAAGGAACCGGTGCGCCGCCTTTCGAGCGCCCGGCATGGAGCGCATGCAACCGTGCTTGCCGGACTGAGCGATCGCGTCATGGTGCGCTATCTCGTCTTCCGGATTGCATTGGCAGCGGTTGGTATGCTCGACGTCTTTATCGTGATCTACACGATGCAGGAACTCGGACTGCAACGGGATTTCCTGGGCACCTATGTGATCGCTTTCTGCGCCGCGCTGGCCATCGGCGTGCCACTCGCAAGATCGTTGGGATCTCGCAGGGGAGGTCGCGCGGTGCTGCAAGCCTCTACCTGGATGAAGCTGATTACGCCGCTGCTATTGCTCACGATCCCATATCTGCGCGATTCCTCCGACGTGGCCGACCGGATCTCCAGCGACAGCTTCTATCTCTGGGTGGTGGCCGTTTGCTATGTGGCGCTCGGGATGAGTCTCGCGTTTCAGGGCGCTGGGAACTTCCAGTACCTGAGCGAGATCGCGCCCGCCACCAATCGCGCCGGCTACTTCGCCACTGCCAATGTCGTGCTTATGTTCACGACGCTCCTCTCCCTGGTGGCTGCCTGGATCCTGACCGAATGGGACTTCGAGCGGCTCTTTGGGGTCACGGCGGCGGTTGCGCTGCTCGCGGTGCTGCTCAGCGGCATCCTGGTCGACAATCGCATCGTCGCCAGCCGCCCGGCTACGGCCGCACGGTTGGGACGAGTTTCGTTTCGCTAG